A region of Candidatus Eisenbacteria bacterium DNA encodes the following proteins:
- a CDS encoding efflux RND transporter periplasmic adaptor subunit gives MSEHEPAGGAHTPPPGTRTMNVVRWALFAGLLALALASTVSYVLWRRGESASHLAAARYHCPMHPTYTSDRPGECPICGMDLEPIPAGSEVAAPPDSQGVPGLTAVTLDPERVQMIGVRMARAQQRAIGQRLELVGFVTPDEGLLRQVQIRVSGWVAELHVRQTGVRVRDGEPLLTIDSPELLQTEQEFLIETSGHVEGSRDTSGHGHESGGPSAARRRLWQLGVPEAEIQRLQRERLPRQRLTLVSPVMGTVLERNVTQGQYVGPGATLFTVANLSRVWVMADLYEMDLGRIRIGDPATFTSEGLPGRTFRSRVEFVYPTVSPETRTVKVRLLLPNAEGLLRPGMYGRVVVNGRASQAVAVPVESVVRTGDETYVFMARAGGRFEPRRVVTGAQDGEWTQILSGIAAGDTVVASASFLIDSESRLKAAIGGLGGAAQPAPKH, from the coding sequence ATGAGCGAGCACGAGCCTGCGGGCGGCGCGCACACGCCACCGCCCGGCACGCGGACGATGAACGTCGTGCGCTGGGCGTTGTTCGCTGGCCTGCTGGCGCTCGCGCTGGCCAGCACGGTGAGCTACGTGCTGTGGCGCCGCGGCGAGTCCGCCTCGCATCTCGCCGCCGCGCGTTATCACTGCCCGATGCATCCGACCTACACCTCCGATCGGCCCGGCGAGTGCCCGATCTGCGGCATGGACCTGGAGCCGATTCCCGCCGGATCCGAGGTTGCAGCACCACCCGACAGCCAGGGCGTGCCCGGCCTCACGGCGGTCACACTCGATCCGGAACGCGTGCAGATGATCGGCGTGCGTATGGCGCGCGCCCAACAGCGCGCCATCGGACAGCGGCTGGAGCTGGTGGGATTCGTGACGCCGGACGAAGGACTGTTGCGCCAAGTGCAGATCCGGGTCTCGGGCTGGGTCGCCGAGCTGCACGTGCGCCAGACGGGAGTGCGCGTGCGCGACGGGGAGCCCCTGCTCACGATCGACAGTCCCGAGCTGCTGCAGACCGAGCAGGAGTTCCTGATCGAGACCTCCGGCCACGTCGAAGGAAGTCGGGACACGAGTGGACACGGCCACGAGTCGGGCGGTCCCTCGGCGGCTCGCCGCCGTCTCTGGCAGCTGGGGGTTCCCGAGGCGGAAATCCAGAGGCTGCAGCGCGAGCGCCTGCCCCGGCAACGCCTGACCCTGGTTTCCCCGGTCATGGGCACGGTCCTCGAGCGCAACGTGACGCAGGGACAATACGTCGGTCCCGGCGCCACGCTGTTCACGGTCGCGAACCTGTCACGCGTGTGGGTGATGGCCGACCTCTACGAGATGGATCTGGGGCGGATCCGGATCGGCGACCCGGCCACCTTCACGTCCGAGGGCCTGCCTGGACGAACCTTCCGCTCTCGTGTCGAGTTCGTGTATCCCACCGTCTCCCCCGAGACCCGCACCGTCAAAGTGCGTCTCTTGCTTCCCAACGCCGAAGGCCTGCTGCGTCCCGGGATGTATGGACGGGTGGTGGTGAATGGGCGCGCGTCCCAGGCGGTCGCGGTGCCGGTCGAGAGCGTGGTGAGGACCGGCGACGAGACGTACGTCTTCATGGCGCGCGCGGGCGGACGCTTCGAGCCGCGGCGCGTGGTCACCGGAGCGCAGGACGGGGAGTGGACGCAGATCCTCTCCGGGATCGCGGCCGGCGATACCGTCGTGGCGAGCGCATCGTTCCTCATCGATTCCGAAAGCCGCCTCAAGGCCGCGATCGGCGGCCTCGGCGGCGCGGCGCAACCGGCGCCGAAGCATTAG
- a CDS encoding TolC family protein yields the protein MRHHRRAASALSLAWIAASALPSAALDLQTALARAVAAHPTMASQREAVEAARQAIGPAGAWRSPMLEAGVLNLPREGGFDMDPMTMKMIGVAQTIPLFGSNGLSRGSARETWAAEVARADGTRLQVMGTAWERYADLLFERERAREAESHQGVMQRMVEAARARYAAGRGRLDEMLRVEAERARVRAEMARFRAASFAAQARLSEALGGEVVTDTTMLAPVPAVTVGDRPDPWLTGVSDAHPELREAAARADANRLAAQAARRARWPDVELRGEYGFRERLADGTEQDDMMSFTASVMLPLFAGSNEGAMAARMEAMAREAEAERRGAELTLDAEVRAAWAEAAAAEREVALFADTVLVAQRRAVDASWASYGSGATELWRVLEASHAYYEEALDLVNARHELARAQAKLVMLTGRADRLGVAVPAPERSSR from the coding sequence ATGAGACATCACCGACGAGCGGCTTCGGCCTTGTCACTGGCCTGGATCGCCGCGAGTGCTTTGCCGAGCGCCGCGCTCGATCTTCAGACCGCGCTCGCTCGCGCCGTCGCGGCGCACCCGACCATGGCCTCGCAGCGCGAGGCGGTCGAGGCCGCACGACAGGCCATTGGCCCGGCGGGCGCATGGCGCTCGCCCATGCTCGAGGCCGGCGTTCTGAACCTGCCGAGGGAAGGCGGATTCGACATGGATCCGATGACGATGAAGATGATCGGCGTGGCGCAGACCATCCCGCTCTTCGGATCGAACGGTCTGTCGCGCGGCTCCGCCCGCGAGACCTGGGCGGCCGAGGTCGCGCGTGCCGACGGCACTCGACTCCAGGTGATGGGAACGGCTTGGGAGCGCTATGCCGACCTTCTCTTCGAGCGCGAGCGTGCGCGTGAGGCCGAGTCGCATCAGGGCGTGATGCAGCGCATGGTCGAAGCCGCGCGCGCCCGATATGCGGCAGGCCGTGGCCGGCTCGATGAGATGCTGCGCGTCGAGGCCGAGCGTGCGCGCGTGCGCGCGGAGATGGCTCGGTTCCGCGCCGCGAGCTTCGCCGCACAGGCGCGGTTGTCGGAGGCGCTGGGCGGAGAGGTCGTCACGGACACCACCATGCTCGCGCCCGTGCCGGCGGTGACGGTGGGGGATCGTCCTGATCCGTGGCTCACCGGGGTCTCCGACGCGCATCCCGAGCTTCGCGAAGCGGCCGCGCGAGCGGACGCCAACCGGCTCGCGGCCCAGGCCGCGCGGCGCGCGCGATGGCCCGACGTCGAGCTGCGCGGCGAGTACGGGTTTCGCGAACGACTCGCCGACGGCACCGAGCAGGACGACATGATGAGCTTCACCGCCAGCGTGATGCTCCCGCTGTTCGCCGGTTCCAACGAAGGCGCCATGGCGGCCCGGATGGAGGCGATGGCACGGGAAGCCGAGGCCGAGCGCCGTGGCGCCGAGCTGACGCTGGACGCGGAAGTGCGCGCCGCATGGGCCGAAGCGGCGGCCGCGGAGCGCGAGGTGGCGCTGTTCGCCGACACGGTGCTGGTGGCGCAGCGCCGTGCGGTGGACGCCTCGTGGGCCTCGTACGGTTCCGGGGCGACGGAGTTGTGGCGGGTGCTCGAAGCCAGCCACGCCTACTACGAGGAAGCGCTGGACCTGGTGAACGCGCGGCACGAACTGGCGCGGGCCCAGGCGAAGTTGGTGATGCTCACCGGACGCGCCGACCGGCTGGGCGTGGCGGTGCCGGCGCCCGAGAGGAGTTCACGATGA